A genomic region of Elephas maximus indicus isolate mEleMax1 chromosome 10, mEleMax1 primary haplotype, whole genome shotgun sequence contains the following coding sequences:
- the INSM2 gene encoding insulinoma-associated protein 2 produces the protein MPRGFLVKRTKRTGGFYRVRLAQRVFPQMGPLGAPRFPEEAPNASLPGAERTASPVEEEPGKGLVAKAVWALSGSPTRAAGVSPGPRRGEGAEWRADGGEGPGPSPSPAKPAGAELRRAFLERCLSSPVSAESFPGGAAAVAAFSCSVAPAAAPTSGEQFVLPFQAPFPEPTLQPDPAPLSAALNGLKRAAGSERRAKLPSVSASGLTAAAVKKPKAMRKLSFADEVTTSPVLGLKIKEEEPGAPSRGLGSSRTPLGEFICQLCKEQYADPFALAQHRCSRIVRVEYRCPECDKVFSCPANLASHRRWHKPRPAAANTATASSTDGKPPPSSSSSTSDSRTISSFLTEGKENSRAERTVDQHPQARDSSGADQHQDSALHPSLQVLPHLEPPLPQVSYTEGMLGRRVPGPGSASSIGGSEIFVCPYCHKKFRRQAYLRKHLVTHEAGSARALAPGFGSERGAPLAFACPLCGAHFPSADIRDKHRLWHAVREELLLPALAGAPPEAPSPGGTSEGGAQQIFSCKHCPSTFFSSPGLTRHINKCHPSESRQVLLLQMPLRPGC, from the coding sequence ATGCCGAGAGGCTTCCTGGTGAAGCGAACTAAACGGACAGGCGGCTTCTACCGAGTACGCTTAGCCCAGCGAGTCTTCCCACAGATGGGGCCCCTGGGGGCGCCGCGCTTTCCTGAGGAGGCCCCCAATGCCTCCCTACCCGGTGCGGAACGGACGGCGTCGCCTGTCGAGGAGGAGCCAGGAAAGGGGCTGGTGGCGAAGGCCGTCTGGGCACTGTCGGGGTCACCCACTCGGGCGGCTGGGGTGAGCCCTGGACCGCGCAGGGGGGAAGGCGCCGAGTGGAGGGCGGACGGCGGCGAGGGCCCCggtcccagccccagccccgCGAAGCCGGCGGGCGCAGAGCTGCGCAGGGCGTTCTTGGAGCGCTGCCTCAGCTCACCCGTCTCCGCAGAGTCCTTCCCCGGGGGCGCCGCCGCAGTGGCCGCTTTTTCCTGCTCAGTGGCGCCGGCAGCCGCCCCTACCTCGGGGGAGCAGTTCGTGCTGCCGttccaggcaccattcccagagcccacGCTCCAGCCGGATCCCGCGCCCCTCTCAGCTGCTCTGAACGGCCTGAAGCGGGCAGCCGGCAGCGAGCGCCGCGCAAAGTTGCCTTCCGTCAGCGCGTCGGGACTCACGGCCGCTGCAGTCAAGAAGCCAAAGGCGATGAGGAAGTTGAGCTTCGCGGACGAAGTGACCACGTCCCCTGTCCTGGGTCTGAAGATCAAGGAGGAGGAGCCCGGAGCGCCGTCCCGGGGCCTAGGGAGCAGCCGCACGCCGCTTGGGGAGTTCATCTGCCAGCTGTGCAAGGAGCAGTACGCGGATCCCTTCGCGCTGGCGCAGCACCGCTGCTCCCGCATCGTGCGCGTCGAGTACCGCTGCCCCGAGTGCGATAAGGTCTTCAGCTGCCCTGCGAACCTCGCCTCCCATCGTCGCTGGCACAAGCCGCGTCCTGCAGCGGCAAACACCGCCACAGCCTCCTCCACCGACGGGAAGCCGCCTCCTTCGTCGTCCTCGTCCACCTCGGACTCCAGGACCATCTCGTCTTTCCTGACGGAGGGGAAGGAGAACAGCCGGGCCGAGCGGACTGTGGATCAGCACCCACAGGCCAGGGACAGCTCCGGAGCAGATCAGCACCAGGACAGCGCCCTGCACCCCAGCCTCCAGGTACTGCCGCACCTGGAGCCACCGCTGCCACAGGTCTCCTATACGGAGGGGATGCTGGGGCGCCGTGTGCCTGGACCCGGCAGTGCCAGCAGTATCGGGGGATCGGAGATCTTCGTGTGTCCATATTGCCACAAAAAGTTCCGCCGCCAAGCGTATCTGCGCAAGCACTTGGTCACTCACGAGGCGGGCTCTGCCCGCGCGCTCGCCCCGGGTTTTGGCTCCGAACGCGGCGCTCCACTCGCCTTCGCTTGCCCGCTGTGCGGGGCGCACTTCCCATCGGCAGACATCAGGGACAAGCACCGGCTGTGGCACGCTGTCCgcgaggagctgcttctgcccgcTCTGGCGGGGGCGCCCCCCGAGGCCCCCAGCCCAGGCGGGACATCTGAAGGGGGTGCTCAGCAAATTTTCTCGTGCAAGCACTGCCCGTCCACCTTTTTTAGTTCCCCTGGGCTGACCCGGCACATCAATAAGTGTCATCCGTCGGAAAGTCGGCAGGTACTGCTGCTGCAGATGCCACTGCGGCCCGGCTGCTGA